The nucleotide sequence GGATCTCTTGATCAGGCATTGGTCAGTGATAAAGATGAAAACGGAGAGATGAAGTTCAATATTGATCTCGCAAAGATGGGGCTTGCGGTCATAGACAGGGAAACCTGTATCGCATATTCAGGCATCCAGTGTGACGCCTGCTACCGCGCCTGCCCATTGATAGACAAGGCGATAACTGTCGAGTATACGAGAAATGTACGAACAGGGAAACATGCCATGCTTGCCCCTGTTGTTCACAGCAAAGCCTGCACCGGATGCGGCATGTGCGAAAAGGTGTGCGTAACCAAAAAGGCGTCCATATTCGTACTGCCGATAGAAATAGCCATGGGAGAATCGAGCGAGAGATATGTAAAAGGCTGGGACGAACGTGATGAGGATCGGCTGAAAGATATTTCAGATAAAGTTACAACAGAAACACCGAGAAGCGGGAAATCCCCCGTGGATTATTTAAATGAAGAGGAGTTTTGATAAACCATAGGCACTGGGGAGTTTAACGAGATGAAAAAATATAAATATCTCATACCCAGACGGATCATACAGGCGGCGGTCATGTTCCTATTCTTTGCCGGTAACGCCTTCGGATGGAACATCCTGAGGGGCAATCTCAGCTCAGCAAAGGTATTTGACATCCTTCCGTTGTCAGATCCCTTTGCGATGCTGCAAAGCTTTTCAGCAGGCGTTTCTGTTGCAAAGGATGCATTGACCGGGGCGCTGGTCGTTCTTGTATTTTACGCGCTTCTCGGCGGCAGGCTTTTTTGCGGCTGGGTATGCCCTGTGAACATGATAACCGATGCAGCTAATAAACTCAGAAGCTATTTAAGGCTCGATGCAGCATGTAAATCATGGGACATCGGAAGAAACATACGGTATTGGGCAACAGGATTATCAATAGGTTTATCAATAATCCTCGGGGTCGCGGCCTTTGAATGGATAAGCCCGATAGGGATGCTGCACAGGGGCATCATTTACGGGATCGGTTTTGGCTGGGCTTTTGTGCTGACGGTATTTCTCTTTGACCTTTTTGCAGTAAAGAACGGATTCTGCGGACATTTATGCCCCCTCGGCGGTTTTTATTCACTTGCCGGACGCTTCGGATTTCTGCGGATCGGATATGACAAGGACAAATGCACATCATGCATGAAGTGCGTTGAGATCTGCCCTGAAAAACAGGTCCTGTACATGGTCGGCAGACAGAGCGGGGCCGTGCTCTCAGGGGAATGCATCAATTGCGGCAGGTGTGTTGAAGTATGCGATGACGACGCTGTAAATTTCAGCAATATATATTCAAAAAAAAATTATAAATAAAAAAGGAGGATGTTATGCTGCGAGAGAAAAAAATATGGATCATGCCGGTATTGGCCGTCTCAATTGTTTCACTTTTATTGCTTTCCTGCGCTCAGACAAAAATATATACTGAAGAGGATCTTGGCCTGAGGCATGAAACACTGTATGATGAGGACGACGCGGCCCCTGTGTATGGAGCGCCTATCACCAAAGAACCGGGAACGAGCACCAGATTCGAGAGGTCTTTTGAGAACAGCCCTCCATTAATACCCCATGACATCACAGGAATGCTCCCGATCGCGCAGACTGAAAACATCTGTATGGGCTGCCATATGCCGAAAGAGGCTGTGGGCGCCGGCGCAACGCCGATCCCCAAATCCCATCTTACGGACCTTGACACAGGTAAAGACCTGGAAGGCAAACTGGCCGGAAGCCGTTACAACTGCATGAGCTGTCATGTCATACAGACAGAGCTCACGCCGGCAGTAAAGAATATTTTTAAAGGCGGTTTCAGGGATGATAAAGGGCATTACAGGTCAAATCTGATAGATAACTTAAACGAAGGCGTTGAAACCGAATAGATAACAGGAGGCGCAAAGTGAACGTATCAAGCATTGTTGTCAAGACCGACAAGGAGCATTTGCCCGAGGTAATAAAGAAGATCAATACTGTCGGCTTCTGCGAGGTTCATTTCCACGATCCTGACGGAAAGATAATCGCGACCATAGAAGGCGACAACATACATGACCAGACGGAAAGATTAAAGCAGATACAGAACATCCCGTTTGTCTACAGCGCGGGACTGTCCTATTCCTATTGCGAGGATGAAGTGGCAAAGGCCCTTGGAGAGATAGAGGGGCATAAGCCTGCTCTCTCACAGGACTGATACAACAAACCAATTTCCTCCCCCCCAACCCCCTCCCATAAAAGGAGGGGGGGATTCATGCTCACCTTGAGAAAGCGCCTTTTAATTACCTTTCTGTTTATAATAGGGTGAATATTTTCCTGGATAAATCTATCATATATTCTGTTAAGGAGAAGAGATGCAGATAGGTTTTATAGGCCTCGGCAGGATGGGGATCAATATGGTTCAGCGCCTGCTTGAGGGCGGGCACGAGGCTGTTGTTTATAACCGCACTCCTGAAAAAGTGAAGCAGGCAGAAGATATGGGCGCTCTTGCATCCGATTCAATTGAAGGCCTTGTCAGCAAACTCAATTCCCCGCGTATCGTCTGGCTCATGGTCCCTGCGGGCAATGCTACAGACGATATCATAAAAGAGGTTTCTTCATTCCTTAAAGAAGGCGATATCCTCATTGACGGCGGCAACTCTTTTTACAAGGACTCCATCAAGCGGGCTGAGATGCTCAAAGAGC is from Thermodesulfovibrionia bacterium and encodes:
- a CDS encoding chaperone NapD — its product is MNVSSIVVKTDKEHLPEVIKKINTVGFCEVHFHDPDGKIIATIEGDNIHDQTERLKQIQNIPFVYSAGLSYSYCEDEVAKALGEIEGHKPALSQD
- a CDS encoding nitrate reductase cytochrome c-type subunit, whose product is MLREKKIWIMPVLAVSIVSLLLLSCAQTKIYTEEDLGLRHETLYDEDDAAPVYGAPITKEPGTSTRFERSFENSPPLIPHDITGMLPIAQTENICMGCHMPKEAVGAGATPIPKSHLTDLDTGKDLEGKLAGSRYNCMSCHVIQTELTPAVKNIFKGGFRDDKGHYRSNLIDNLNEGVETE
- the napH gene encoding quinol dehydrogenase ferredoxin subunit NapH translates to MKKYKYLIPRRIIQAAVMFLFFAGNAFGWNILRGNLSSAKVFDILPLSDPFAMLQSFSAGVSVAKDALTGALVVLVFYALLGGRLFCGWVCPVNMITDAANKLRSYLRLDAACKSWDIGRNIRYWATGLSIGLSIILGVAAFEWISPIGMLHRGIIYGIGFGWAFVLTVFLFDLFAVKNGFCGHLCPLGGFYSLAGRFGFLRIGYDKDKCTSCMKCVEICPEKQVLYMVGRQSGAVLSGECINCGRCVEVCDDDAVNFSNIYSKKNYK
- the napG gene encoding ferredoxin-type protein NapG, giving the protein MMPERRDFLLKTIKSLGLATAGGLVWSGFIEEGKAAPLILRPPGAAPEKAFLASCIKCGMCVEACPYDALALAEPGDNKPVGTPYFIPRSTPCRMCKDIPCVPACPTGSLDQALVSDKDENGEMKFNIDLAKMGLAVIDRETCIAYSGIQCDACYRACPLIDKAITVEYTRNVRTGKHAMLAPVVHSKACTGCGMCEKVCVTKKASIFVLPIEIAMGESSERYVKGWDERDEDRLKDISDKVTTETPRSGKSPVDYLNEEEF